A genomic window from Streptomyces sp. NBC_01429 includes:
- a CDS encoding dienelactone hydrolase family protein, which translates to MSTEPNLQNVSFPSAGTTAYGYLAVPPAGHGPGVIVIQEWWGLTSHIKDVADRLAQAGFVALAPDLYGGEVAHDADEALRMMLELPTARGVELLEGAVGYLLARPETDGDTVGTVGFCMGGGFVLSLAAEDQRVSAAVPFYGVNKDGVPDFGRLKAEILGHYGEQDETVPLAALEELRTTIQDQSGIVPVFHVYPGAGHAFFNDGRPEAYHARSAGAAWERTLAFLRDRLATTA; encoded by the coding sequence ATGTCCACCGAGCCGAACCTCCAGAACGTCTCCTTCCCGAGCGCCGGGACCACCGCGTACGGCTATCTCGCCGTACCCCCGGCCGGACACGGCCCCGGTGTCATCGTCATCCAGGAGTGGTGGGGACTGACCTCCCACATCAAGGACGTCGCCGACCGCCTCGCCCAGGCCGGCTTCGTCGCGCTGGCCCCCGATCTCTACGGGGGCGAGGTCGCGCACGACGCCGACGAGGCGCTGCGCATGATGCTCGAACTGCCCACCGCGCGCGGGGTGGAGCTGCTCGAAGGCGCCGTCGGCTATCTGCTCGCCCGGCCGGAGACCGACGGCGACACCGTCGGGACCGTCGGCTTCTGCATGGGCGGCGGATTCGTCCTCAGCCTCGCCGCCGAGGACCAGCGGGTCTCCGCCGCCGTCCCGTTCTACGGCGTCAACAAGGACGGCGTACCCGACTTCGGCCGCCTCAAGGCGGAGATCCTCGGCCACTACGGTGAGCAGGACGAGACCGTGCCGCTCGCCGCCCTCGAAGAGCTCCGGACCACGATCCAGGACCAGTCGGGCATCGTCCCCGTCTTCCACGTCTACCCGGGCGCGGGCCACGCCTTCTTCAACGACGGGCGCCCCGAGGCGTACCACGCGCGATCCGCCGGCGCGGCCTGGGAGCGCACCCTCGCCTTCCTGCGCGACCGGCTGGCCACCACCGCCTGA
- a CDS encoding tellurite resistance TerB family protein codes for MALWDRFKESAATMQTQLVAKKNDLKSGAFRDASMAMCALVAAADGSVDPSERQRVAALIANNEVLQNFPAEDLQRRFDDCLNKLAADFAFGKVGLLQEVAKAKKKPAEARAVIQIGIVIGGADGDFDKTEQAVVREACYALDLPPHEFDL; via the coding sequence ATGGCCCTGTGGGACCGGTTCAAGGAATCCGCCGCGACGATGCAGACGCAGCTCGTGGCGAAGAAGAACGACCTCAAGAGCGGTGCCTTCCGCGACGCGAGCATGGCGATGTGCGCCCTGGTCGCCGCGGCGGACGGTTCGGTCGACCCGTCGGAGCGGCAGCGGGTCGCCGCGCTCATCGCCAACAATGAGGTGTTGCAGAACTTCCCGGCGGAGGACCTCCAGCGGCGCTTCGACGACTGTCTGAACAAGCTGGCCGCCGATTTCGCGTTCGGGAAGGTCGGTCTGCTCCAGGAGGTCGCCAAGGCGAAGAAGAAGCCGGCGGAGGCGCGGGCCGTCATCCAGATCGGCATCGTCATCGGTGGCGCCGACGGCGACTTCGACAAGACCGAACAGGCCGTGGTCCGCGAGGCGTGCTACGCGCTGGACCTGCCGCCGCACGAGTTCGACCTCTGA
- a CDS encoding isoprenylcysteine carboxyl methyltransferase family protein — translation MIWYTALVLAVGAERVAELVVARRNERWSRERGAVEYGRGHYPPMVALHTTLLLGCLAEVRLADRPFDPPVGWTMLAVVLAAQALRWWCVRTLGPRWNTKVLVVPGLPLVTGGPYRLLRHPNYVAVAAEGVALPLVHGAWVTALVFTLLNAALLAVRLRCENGALGTAAPGPAGPPLPGADRA, via the coding sequence ATGATCTGGTACACCGCGCTGGTCCTGGCGGTCGGCGCCGAGCGCGTCGCCGAACTCGTCGTGGCCCGGCGCAACGAGCGCTGGAGCAGGGAGCGCGGCGCCGTCGAGTACGGCCGGGGGCACTATCCGCCCATGGTCGCCCTGCACACCACGCTGCTGCTGGGCTGCCTTGCCGAAGTGCGGCTGGCCGACCGGCCGTTCGACCCGCCGGTCGGCTGGACCATGCTCGCCGTCGTCCTGGCCGCGCAGGCGCTGCGCTGGTGGTGCGTCCGTACGCTGGGACCGCGCTGGAACACCAAGGTGCTGGTCGTCCCCGGTCTGCCGCTGGTGACGGGCGGCCCCTACCGGCTGCTGCGGCACCCCAACTACGTCGCCGTGGCGGCCGAGGGCGTGGCGCTGCCGCTGGTGCACGGCGCCTGGGTCACCGCGCTGGTGTTCACGCTCCTCAACGCGGCCCTGCTGGCCGTCCGGCTGCGCTGCGAGAACGGCGCGCTCGGCACGGCGGCCCCGGGCCCCGCCGGGCCACCCCTGCCGGGCGCGGACCGGGCCTAG
- a CDS encoding MgtC/SapB family protein, which yields MPIASVTSVASVAHPVLAVPLFDPDAGQGARQFAELGLALLLSSLIGAERATQQKSAGLRTHTLVGVGSALFMVVSQHGFNAVLGLENVSFDPSRVAAQIVSGIGFIGGGLIFVRRDAVRGLTTAATVWLTCAIGMACGGGLPLLAIGATLVHFLVIQGYPWLTRRVPALASTEQTRLHLSYRVGTGVLTRVLEHIAGQGFEVARIRVDRAATLPADQDEQEDLHAGTALVYVDVEGTGSVHQLVAEVAEFDEVLSVSSLEAEIGD from the coding sequence TTGCCCATCGCGTCCGTCACGTCCGTCGCATCCGTCGCGCATCCCGTGCTGGCCGTTCCGCTGTTCGATCCGGACGCGGGACAAGGCGCGCGCCAGTTCGCCGAGCTGGGTCTCGCGCTGCTGCTGTCGAGCCTGATCGGAGCCGAGCGGGCCACCCAGCAGAAGAGCGCGGGGCTGCGTACCCACACCCTCGTCGGTGTGGGCAGCGCACTGTTCATGGTGGTGTCGCAGCACGGCTTCAACGCGGTGCTCGGGCTGGAGAACGTCTCCTTCGACCCGTCGCGCGTCGCCGCGCAGATCGTCTCCGGCATCGGCTTCATCGGCGGCGGGCTGATCTTCGTACGCCGGGACGCCGTACGGGGACTGACCACCGCCGCCACGGTCTGGCTCACCTGTGCCATCGGCATGGCGTGCGGCGGCGGGCTGCCGCTGCTGGCCATCGGGGCCACCCTCGTGCACTTCCTCGTCATCCAGGGCTACCCGTGGCTGACCCGGCGCGTCCCGGCCCTCGCCAGCACCGAGCAGACACGGCTGCATCTGTCCTACCGCGTGGGTACGGGGGTGCTGACGCGGGTGCTGGAGCACATCGCCGGCCAGGGCTTCGAGGTGGCGCGGATCCGGGTGGACCGGGCGGCCACGCTCCCCGCCGACCAGGACGAACAGGAAGATCTCCACGCCGGGACCGCCCTGGTGTACGTCGATGTCGAGGGCACCGGCAGCGTCCATCAACTGGTCGCCGAGGTGGCGGAGTTCGACGAGGTGCTGAGCGTGTCGTCCCTGGAGGCCGAGATCGGCGACTGA
- a CDS encoding SRPBCC family protein has translation MNTNPDPRPHPDPDPGLDNATLTTADGRTALRMERGLAHPPERVWAALTDPAALGKWFPATVALDLAPGGRMDFRFPGADAAADGMTGTVTDAEEPRLFAFTWGTDHLSWSIAPDGAGSRLTLVHTFGDLPGAASFASGWHLCVTALAQLLDGAPVSPGRDTGALHESYLHAFGLDRGTVETVPAPETEPAGGAGGTGGAAGGAAGGAGGSVRRVRFERQLVRPAETVWEVLSAGIEPVAGLPVPEGFTAEKVPAGPVTEVRPPVSLTYQWEPDAAVSWELGEGTGHGARLVLTRTGPEGFDTDTALTVWHARIERLAAALLDR, from the coding sequence ATGAACACGAACCCCGACCCCCGCCCCCACCCGGATCCGGACCCGGGTCTGGACAACGCCACCCTGACCACGGCGGACGGCCGTACCGCGCTGCGGATGGAGCGCGGGCTCGCGCATCCGCCCGAGCGGGTCTGGGCCGCCCTCACGGATCCCGCCGCGCTGGGGAAGTGGTTCCCCGCCACGGTCGCGCTGGACCTCGCCCCGGGCGGCCGGATGGACTTCCGCTTCCCCGGCGCCGATGCCGCGGCCGACGGGATGACCGGCACCGTCACCGATGCCGAGGAGCCCCGGCTGTTCGCCTTCACCTGGGGCACCGACCATCTGAGCTGGTCCATCGCCCCCGACGGCGCCGGGTCCCGGCTCACCCTCGTCCACACCTTCGGCGATCTGCCCGGCGCCGCGAGCTTCGCCTCCGGCTGGCATCTCTGCGTCACCGCGCTCGCCCAGCTGCTCGACGGCGCGCCCGTCTCGCCCGGCCGGGACACCGGAGCGCTGCACGAGTCGTACCTGCACGCGTTCGGCCTCGACCGCGGCACCGTCGAGACCGTACCCGCGCCGGAGACCGAGCCTGCGGGCGGAGCGGGCGGTACGGGCGGAGCGGCGGGCGGTGCGGCGGGCGGTGCGGGCGGCTCCGTGCGGCGGGTCCGCTTCGAACGCCAGCTGGTCCGGCCGGCCGAGACCGTCTGGGAGGTCCTGTCGGCGGGTATCGAGCCCGTCGCCGGACTGCCCGTCCCGGAGGGCTTCACCGCCGAGAAGGTCCCGGCGGGCCCGGTCACCGAGGTCCGGCCGCCGGTCTCCCTCACGTACCAGTGGGAACCCGATGCGGCGGTCAGCTGGGAACTGGGCGAGGGCACCGGCCACGGTGCCCGGCTCGTCCTCACCCGGACCGGTCCGGAGGGGTTCGACACGGACACCGCCCTGACCGTGTGGCACGCCAGGATCGAGCGGCTCGCGGCGGCGCTCCTCGACCGCTGA
- a CDS encoding type III polyketide synthase codes for MTRIAAVHGALAPHRYSQHEITDMVARTCLPEGADRRVLDRLHGSARVTTRHTALPLDRYAGLKDFGAVNDAFIAAALPLGAEAVTGALDAAGLSPRDIDFLMFTSVTGIAAPSVDARLVGRLGLRPDVRRVPVFGLGCVAGAAGIARLHDYLLGRPDDVAVLLSVELCSLTFQRDDLSPANLVATALFGDGAAAVVACGARRRAPADGTYAGPVVVDTRSHLYPDTEQVMGWDITGSGFRIVLDASVPDLVRKNLGADVDGLLADHGLTRGDITAWVCHPGGPKVLEAVEEVLDLPAGALDVTWRSLAAVGNLSSSSVLHVLRDTLAERRPPPGSAGLLLAMGPGFCSELVLLRW; via the coding sequence ATGACCCGCATCGCAGCCGTCCACGGAGCCCTGGCTCCCCACCGGTACAGCCAACACGAGATCACGGACATGGTCGCCAGGACGTGTCTGCCCGAGGGCGCCGACCGCCGGGTCCTCGACCGGCTGCACGGCAGCGCGCGCGTGACGACCCGTCATACGGCCCTGCCGCTCGACCGGTACGCCGGTCTCAAGGACTTCGGCGCGGTCAACGACGCCTTCATCGCGGCGGCCCTGCCACTGGGCGCCGAGGCCGTCACCGGCGCGCTGGACGCGGCGGGGCTCTCACCCCGCGACATCGACTTCCTGATGTTCACCTCGGTGACGGGCATCGCCGCCCCCTCCGTGGACGCCCGGCTCGTGGGCCGGCTCGGACTGCGGCCCGACGTCAGAAGGGTGCCGGTCTTCGGCCTCGGGTGTGTCGCGGGGGCGGCCGGAATCGCCCGGCTGCACGACTACCTGCTGGGGCGGCCCGACGACGTCGCCGTGCTGCTCTCGGTCGAGCTGTGCTCGCTCACCTTCCAGCGCGACGACCTCTCACCGGCCAACCTCGTCGCCACCGCCCTCTTCGGCGACGGCGCCGCCGCCGTCGTGGCCTGCGGCGCCCGCCGCCGGGCACCGGCCGACGGCACGTACGCGGGGCCCGTCGTCGTCGACACCCGCAGCCATCTCTACCCGGACACCGAACAGGTGATGGGGTGGGACATCACCGGCTCCGGCTTCCGCATCGTCCTGGACGCGAGCGTTCCCGACCTCGTACGCAAGAACCTCGGCGCGGACGTGGACGGTCTCCTCGCCGACCACGGACTCACCCGCGGGGACATCACCGCCTGGGTCTGCCATCCCGGCGGCCCCAAGGTCCTGGAAGCGGTCGAGGAGGTGCTCGACCTGCCCGCCGGAGCCCTCGACGTCACCTGGCGCTCGCTGGCGGCGGTGGGGAACCTGTCGTCCTCCTCCGTCCTGCACGTCCTGCGCGACACACTCGCCGAGCGACGGCCACCCCCGGGGAGCGCCGGTCTGCTGCTCGCCATGGGGCCCGGCTTCTGCTCGGAACTCGTGCTGCTCCGCTGGTAG
- a CDS encoding acyltransferase family protein, with product MTQTTEQHADRTGAPTAAPAAGATAGTPGKKRDAFFDNAKYLAIVLVAVGHAWEPLRDSSRAVSALYVVVYTFHMPAFIIISGYFSRSFDFRPDRVRRLITGIAVPYIVFEVGYSLFHRYTDNDPSMEISLLDPWYLTWFLLALFIWRMTAPIWRLVRWPLPLALVIAALAVVSPDIGDDLDLQRVLQFLPFFVLGLQLKPEHFQLVRRREVRLLAVPVFAATVAFAYWAVTRMNMDWFFHRDSAQELGAPWWVGILMSLGLFGCSLILTACFYAWVPGRPMWFTVLGAGTLCGYLLHGFLAQSASTWHWYDPRWLHEPMGAVFVTVLAAAIVTALCTPPVQRVFRFALEPEMAWAFRRESAGRAGRDTKPRS from the coding sequence ATGACGCAGACCACAGAGCAACACGCCGACCGGACCGGGGCTCCGACGGCCGCCCCGGCGGCGGGCGCGACGGCCGGGACACCGGGCAAGAAGAGGGACGCGTTCTTCGACAACGCGAAGTACCTGGCGATCGTCCTGGTCGCCGTCGGGCACGCCTGGGAGCCGCTGCGGGACAGCAGCCGGGCGGTCTCCGCGCTCTACGTCGTCGTCTACACCTTCCACATGCCGGCGTTCATCATCATCTCCGGCTACTTCTCCCGCAGTTTCGACTTCCGCCCCGACCGGGTGCGCCGGCTGATCACCGGCATAGCCGTCCCGTACATCGTGTTCGAGGTCGGCTACAGCCTCTTCCACCGGTACACGGACAACGATCCGTCCATGGAGATCAGCCTGCTGGATCCCTGGTACCTGACCTGGTTCCTGCTCGCCCTCTTCATCTGGCGCATGACGGCCCCCATCTGGCGTCTGGTCCGGTGGCCGCTCCCGCTCGCGCTGGTGATCGCCGCGCTCGCCGTCGTCTCGCCGGACATCGGCGACGACCTCGACCTCCAGCGGGTCCTCCAGTTCCTGCCGTTCTTCGTGCTCGGTCTCCAGCTGAAGCCGGAACACTTCCAGCTGGTGCGCCGCAGGGAGGTGCGTCTGCTGGCCGTTCCGGTCTTCGCGGCCACCGTCGCCTTCGCCTACTGGGCGGTCACCCGGATGAACATGGACTGGTTCTTCCACCGTGACAGCGCCCAGGAGCTGGGGGCGCCCTGGTGGGTCGGGATCCTGATGTCGCTCGGCCTCTTCGGCTGCTCACTGATCCTGACGGCCTGCTTCTACGCGTGGGTGCCCGGCCGCCCCATGTGGTTCACGGTCCTGGGCGCGGGCACGCTCTGCGGCTATCTGCTGCACGGATTCCTCGCCCAGTCCGCCTCCACCTGGCACTGGTACGACCCGCGGTGGCTGCACGAGCCCATGGGCGCCGTCTTCGTGACCGTCCTCGCCGCCGCGATCGTCACCGCGCTCTGCACGCCTCCGGTCCAGCGGGTCTTCCGCTTCGCCCTGGAGCCCGAGATGGCCTGGGCCTTCAGACGCGAGAGCGCCGGACGCGCGGGCCGGGACACGAAGCCCCGGTCGTAG
- a CDS encoding UbiA family prenyltransferase: MDAYEQPGTTADPPRVPGAPPRARHVRWPRRAAALAAACHPGPTVAVTLLVAGLAVAAGQDAYGCVLATTAVLAGQLSIGWSNDAVDAARDRAAGRGAKPVVGGAVEARTVRTAALVALALCVPLSLGYGVLAGVVHLVGVAAAWAYNLRLKRTVLSWLPYAVGFASLPAFVSLGLPGQPRASWWIVSAAALLGVGAHLGNVLPDIESDLALGVRGWPQRLGPAAVRLLLPVPLVAATLLLALGRPGPLGAAAVGLALAAATGGSLMGRHRPRLPFLAAVVVAGVDVALLLWRGTGSG, encoded by the coding sequence GTGGACGCTTACGAGCAGCCGGGCACCACGGCGGATCCCCCGCGGGTCCCCGGCGCGCCGCCCCGGGCCCGCCACGTCCGGTGGCCGCGCCGGGCCGCGGCTCTGGCGGCGGCCTGCCATCCGGGGCCCACGGTCGCGGTGACCCTGCTGGTCGCCGGGCTCGCCGTGGCGGCCGGGCAGGACGCGTACGGCTGTGTCCTGGCCACCACCGCCGTGCTGGCCGGGCAGTTGTCCATCGGCTGGAGCAACGACGCCGTGGACGCGGCGCGCGACAGGGCCGCGGGACGCGGCGCCAAGCCCGTGGTGGGCGGCGCCGTGGAGGCGCGGACCGTGCGGACCGCCGCCCTGGTCGCGCTGGCGCTCTGCGTGCCGCTGTCCCTCGGGTACGGGGTGCTCGCCGGCGTGGTGCATCTGGTGGGCGTGGCGGCGGCGTGGGCGTACAACCTGCGGCTCAAGCGGACCGTCCTGTCCTGGCTGCCGTACGCCGTCGGCTTCGCGTCCCTGCCCGCCTTCGTCTCGCTCGGTCTGCCGGGGCAGCCCCGGGCGTCCTGGTGGATCGTCAGCGCCGCCGCGCTGCTGGGAGTGGGCGCGCATCTGGGGAACGTACTGCCGGACATCGAGTCCGATCTGGCCCTGGGGGTACGCGGCTGGCCGCAGCGCCTGGGGCCGGCCGCCGTCCGGCTGCTGCTTCCGGTCCCGCTGGTGGCGGCCACGCTCCTGCTCGCGCTCGGCCGGCCGGGCCCGCTCGGCGCCGCCGCCGTGGGACTCGCGCTGGCCGCGGCGACCGGCGGGTCGCTGATGGGGCGTCACCGGCCGAGGCTGCCGTTCCTCGCGGCGGTCGTGGTCGCCGGTGTGGATGTGGCGCTGCTGCTGTGGCGGGGCACCGGGTCCGGCTGA
- a CDS encoding M56 family metallopeptidase, giving the protein MTLLVWVPLLMPFLAVPAARRVAAALAPRHAAWLLTAVALTLAASSSAALAVLVVPGASYLPLVAVLGDLVEPLTAGPPPVAVALALAAGGLLLWRTALVAAAALRERAELRRARAAVAGTRDELAVLRDDRPDAYALPGRPGRIVVTTGMLRALEPAEREALFAHERAHLRGRHHLLLVLVELAARCHPALRALREPLAYALERTADESAAAAVGDRRLAARAIGRAALATRAPLPARPGAVRAATAGPVPRRVAALLDTATAGRPVLPRTGRLVAGALLVCLAASGATAIGAADDLHTHIEIAQGETAADAAR; this is encoded by the coding sequence ATGACACTCCTCGTCTGGGTACCGCTGCTGATGCCGTTCCTCGCGGTCCCCGCCGCCCGCCGGGTCGCCGCCGCGCTCGCGCCCCGCCACGCGGCCTGGCTGCTCACCGCCGTCGCGCTCACCCTCGCCGCCAGCAGTTCCGCCGCCCTCGCCGTGCTGGTCGTGCCGGGCGCGTCCTACCTGCCCCTCGTCGCCGTCCTCGGCGATCTGGTCGAGCCGCTGACCGCGGGACCGCCCCCGGTCGCCGTGGCGCTCGCGCTGGCCGCCGGGGGCCTGCTGCTGTGGCGTACGGCGCTGGTGGCCGCCGCCGCGCTGCGCGAGCGGGCCGAGCTGCGCCGGGCCAGGGCCGCCGTCGCCGGTACCCGGGACGAGCTGGCCGTCCTGCGCGACGATCGGCCCGACGCGTACGCGCTGCCGGGCCGCCCCGGCCGCATCGTCGTCACCACCGGCATGCTGCGCGCCCTGGAGCCCGCCGAGCGCGAGGCGCTCTTCGCCCACGAGCGCGCCCATCTGCGCGGCCGTCACCATCTCCTGCTCGTCCTGGTGGAGCTGGCCGCCCGCTGCCATCCCGCGCTGCGCGCCCTGCGCGAACCCCTCGCCTACGCGCTGGAGCGCACCGCCGACGAATCCGCGGCGGCGGCCGTCGGCGACCGCCGGCTCGCCGCCCGCGCCATCGGCAGGGCCGCGCTCGCCACCAGGGCGCCGCTGCCCGCCAGACCGGGCGCTGTCCGCGCGGCGACGGCGGGGCCCGTGCCGCGCCGGGTCGCCGCGCTGCTCGACACCGCCACGGCCGGGCGGCCGGTCCTGCCCCGCACCGGCCGGCTCGTCGCCGGCGCGCTGCTGGTGTGTCTGGCGGCCTCCGGCGCCACGGCGATCGGCGCGGCGGACGACCTGCACACCCATATCGAGATCGCCCAGGGGGAAACGGCGGCGGACGCCGCGCGCTGA
- a CDS encoding NAD(P)/FAD-dependent oxidoreductase, whose amino-acid sequence MIDLLVVGGGPAGLATAVHAALAGLETVVIEPRATPVDKACGEGVMPSGVSALRALGLDLPAGRELRGIRYVSGPHRAQAPFDNGTGLGVRRTELHAALARRAEEAGVRTVTGRAGAVEQSADSVTAGGLRARWLVAADGLHSPVRRGLGLELPERGPRRYGQRRHYRVRPWTDFVEVHWARGDDGPGGGVAGEAYVTPVGDDLVGVAVLSTVRRGYDDHLAHFPELLARLDGEPATAVRGAGPLRRRVRRRTAGRVLLVGDAAGYVDALTGEGVALALASAEAAVRCLRAGRPQEYEARWRALSRRHRLLTQALVRIGGHRAGARLIVPAAARMPAVFAAAVRALQ is encoded by the coding sequence GTGATCGATCTGCTGGTGGTGGGCGGCGGGCCCGCCGGACTCGCCACAGCGGTGCACGCGGCGCTGGCCGGGCTGGAGACGGTGGTGATCGAACCGCGCGCCACGCCGGTGGACAAGGCGTGCGGCGAGGGCGTGATGCCCAGCGGCGTAAGCGCCCTGCGCGCGCTCGGGCTCGACCTCCCCGCCGGCCGCGAGCTGCGCGGCATCCGCTACGTCAGCGGGCCCCATCGGGCACAGGCGCCGTTCGACAACGGCACGGGGCTCGGCGTGCGCCGCACCGAGCTGCACGCGGCGCTGGCGCGGCGGGCCGAGGAGGCCGGGGTGCGGACGGTGACCGGCCGGGCCGGCGCGGTCGAGCAGAGCGCCGACTCGGTCACCGCGGGCGGGCTGCGGGCGCGCTGGCTGGTGGCGGCGGACGGCCTGCACTCACCGGTACGGCGCGGACTCGGTCTTGAGCTGCCCGAGCGGGGGCCCCGGCGCTACGGCCAGCGGCGCCACTACCGGGTGCGGCCGTGGACGGACTTCGTGGAGGTGCACTGGGCGCGGGGAGACGACGGCCCCGGGGGCGGTGTGGCCGGTGAGGCGTATGTGACGCCGGTGGGCGACGATCTGGTGGGGGTGGCCGTCCTGAGCACGGTCAGGCGCGGCTACGACGACCATCTCGCCCACTTCCCCGAGCTGCTGGCCCGGCTGGACGGCGAGCCGGCGACGGCGGTACGGGGCGCCGGGCCGCTGCGCCGCCGAGTACGTCGCAGAACGGCGGGGCGGGTGCTCCTGGTGGGCGACGCGGCGGGCTACGTCGACGCCCTCACCGGCGAGGGCGTCGCGCTCGCGCTGGCCTCGGCCGAGGCGGCCGTACGGTGTCTGCGCGCGGGCAGACCGCAGGAGTACGAGGCCCGGTGGCGCGCCCTCTCGCGGCGCCACCGGCTGCTGACGCAGGCGCTGGTGCGGATCGGCGGGCACCGCGCGGGCGCGCGGCTGATCGTCCCGGCGGCGGCCCGGATGCCCGCGGTCTTCGCGGCAGCCGTACGCGCCCTCCAGTGA